The genomic DNA TTTTGTGTATCTTTGTCATCGTTTGAAAGGCTACAAAACTACGTATGTAGTGATGTTCGACTTGCCTACTTTACCCTACCTATTCCTTTTGGTTACAGGTTTGATGTTTCCTCTTAAAGGTCTGCTGAAAGTTAGCTGTGGAAAACGGACACCTTGCAAGCAATAATGATAATAACAGAATGAAAACGCCAAAAGCAGTGAACACTGAACGAAAGATTAGTCCATGGGCATGGATACCTTCGCTTTATTTTGCAGAGGGTTTGCCTTATATTGCAGTAACCGTATTGTCCCTTCAAGTCTATATGCAGATGGGGCTGTCAGATGCCGAAGTGACCTTTTACACTTCATGGCTTTATCTTCCTTGGGTTATAAAGCCATTGTGGAGCCCTTTTCTTGATTTGATTAAGACGAAGCGGTGGTGGATTATCATTATGCAGATGCTTGTCGGGGCAGCTTTTGCTGGTGTTGCTTTTACCGTTAACACTTCGTTGTGGCTTCAGGGAACAATCTGTTTCTTCTGGTTATTGGCATTCAGTAGTGCTACACATGATGTTGTTGCCGACGGGTTCTATATGATGGGACTTAACCAGCACGAGCAGGCTTTTTTGTAGGTATTCGTTCCACTTTTTATCGTATTTCAATGGTTGTAGGCAAGGGCGGATTAATTGCGTTTGCAGGCTTTTTGCATAAGCAGTTTGATGTTCAGTGGACGTGGTCACTTGTTTTCTATGGGTTGATGGCACTCTTTATGGGGCTTGCGCTCTATCATCGTTTTATTCTTCCACGCCCATCTGAAGATACTGATAAGGAACAGGTATCTGCCGCTCAACTATTTCATAGCTTTGGGCAGACTTTTGTCTCTTTCTTCGAAAAAGAACAAGCATTGACAACTATCTGTTTTCTATTGCTTTTCCGCTTGCCAGAAGCATTGATTATTCCAATTTCTCAACTCTTCTTGCAGGCATCAAAAGCTAAAGGCGGATTGGCACTTTCAGAGATAGAATATGGTACGGTGAATGGCGTTGTTGGTGTGGCTGGACTCTTGATTGGTGGTATAATTGGTGGAATGATGATTAGTCGTGATGGCTTGAAACGCTGGATATGGCCAATGACAGCAGCTATCACATTGCCCAACTTAGCCTACGTCTATTTGGCTTATATGCTTCCTGATAATGTAATCGCAATCAGTATAGCGGTTTTTATTGAGAATTTCGGTTATGGTTTTGGCTTTAGTGCCTATATGCTCTTTATGATTTATTTCAGTCAAGGCGAACACAAGACCAGTCATTATGCTCTCTGTACGGGTTTTATGGCGTTGTCAATGATGATTCCAGGCTTGTTCGCGGGTGCCTTGGCACAGGCAGTAGGGTATAAATGGTTCTTTGTTATTGTGATGATTGTTTGTGTTCTTCCCTTCTTGGTGGCTCATCAGCTGCGAATTAATAAGGACTTCGGAAAGAAATAACAGCTGGGCTGGGCTACGAGGCTGTGCCTCGTAGTAGCGGACCATGGGTGAGGATTTGATGAATCATGAGAGAGGGAAGGGAGAACCTTAGGTGGGGATTTCTTTTAGCAGAATCTCAATAAGGCGAGGCAAGGCGTAGTTATCAAGGCTTTGCCTTTTAATCCAGATGAAGTCTGAGGGTAGTTGTGGGCGCGACTTTGGTTGCCAAAGATAGATGTCAGCAAGGAGAATTTGATGAGTAAGAATGTGTTTTATCCCTTTTTGTAATAGTTGCGCTTCTGTTTCCCACACATTGTTAGTAGCAGATGTAAGCTGTTCTGCTTGTGGAAGTTCCCATAATCCCTGCCAAATATCACCTGCACCACGTTGGTGGATAGCTAATTCTCCTTCATATTCAATATACAGATAGGTGAAATGACGTTCTCGTTGTTTCACCTTCTTGCTCTTTACGGGTAGTTCATTCATACGTTGTTCACGGAAAGCAATGCAGGTTTCGCATAGTGGACAAGTTGTGCAAGATGGAGAAGATGGTGTACACTGAATGGCACCAAAGTCCATTATAGCTTCGTTGTAATCAGCTGGTTCGCTTGTTGGCAAAAGAGATTGAGCAAGTGTTTGAAACTCTTTTTTTCCTTCGGTGCTGTCAATAGCTGTGGTAATTCCATAATAACGAGAAAGTACACGATAGACATTGCCATCCACTACGGCTACAGGTTGACCAAAGGCAATAGAAGCAATGGCAGCAGCCGTATAGTCCCCTACACCTTTTAGTGTCTTTAATTCCTTGAAAGTCTGTGGGAACCCACCTAATTCAACTACCTGCTGTGCAGCTTTGTGGAGGTTTCTCGCACGAGAGTAGTAGCCCAAGCCCTGCCAAGCTTTTAGCACCTCGTCCTCTGTGGCGGCTGCAAGATTGTTGACAGTAGGCCATTGCGCTATAAAACGTTCCCAATAACTCATGCCCTGTGCGATGCGAGTTTGTTGTAGAATGACTTCACTAAGCCAAATAGCGTATGGGTCATTTGTTTCTCGCCAAGGCAGAGAACGTCCGTTATTTTTGAACCATTGAAGAAGTGTTGCTGCGAAATTCATGGAACAAAGGTAGTTAAAAAGTAGAAAAAGAATGAAAAGTAACGTTGGGTTTTGTTGGTAAAATCATTATTATTTCCTATTTTTGCCACGACTATTACCCTTAAAGGGCGGTATTTGATGTTACTTTCGATATAGAAAGGTATTATAAGGACAAGCCAAAGATAGGGAGAATAATTAAAAAAGTAGGAGTTATAAAAGATGAGAAACAAGGTGAAGAAAATGGTATTGGGGCTTGCCCTCATAGTGGCAATGCTGTCGGTAATCTCATGTGCAACACGAGAGTCAGCTATTAACGACTTAGAGAATTTTTCATACGAATTGCGTGATAATAGCCAGTATTATACTGCTAAGAAGTGGCGTAGGGCTATTGATAAGTTCGGTCGTATCCGTCGTGAGATTTCACGCCATGATTATACAGTTGCAGAACGCCAGCGTATTGGTAGACTCGAAGGCGATTGCGCTCGTTATATGGTACGAGGAGCCAAGGATGGCGTGGTGAATAGTGTCTTTGGTCTTGGAAGTGAAATCCAAGGTGTCTTAGATGCATTCGGTGTCAAGCGCAAGGATTAGACTTAAGAAAGTAATTGATAGATATTAAGAAATGCTGTACAGTTTTCAATAAGCAGAACTTGAAGCAGATAGAATAAAACAAAAGAAGGCAGCTTATTAGACTTAAATCAAATAGTTGCCAACCTTTTGTTTTTTTTTGATTTAAAATATTGTTTAGTCGCTTATAATTAGTAACTTTGCACATCAAATCCATAAAATGTTTTACAATGGCTGGTAAAAAACAAATTAAGACTGCTCTTATTTCGGTCTTTCATAAAGATGGACTTGAGGATTTGCTCAAGAAGTTAGATGAAGAAGGCGTGAAATTCCTCAGTACCGGTGGTACACAGGAATTCATCGTGTCATTAGGATACGAATGTCAGAAGGTTGAAGACGTCACATCTTACCCTTCTATTCTTGGTGGTCGTGTGAAGACACTTCACCCAAAGATTTTTGGTGGTATTCTTTCTCGTCGTGATAACGAAAGTGATCAGGCACAGATGCAGGAATATGATATTCCATACATCGACCTCGTTATCGTAGACCTTTATCCTTTTGAGCAGACGGTAGCCAGTGGTGCCAGTGCAGAGGAAATCATTGAGAAGATTGATATAGGTGGTATCTCGCTGATACGTGCAGGAGCAAAGAACTTCAAGGATGTTGTTATTGTGCCAAGTAAGGCGGAGTATCCTGTGTTGCTTCAGATTCTCAACACAAATGGGGCTCGTACTGATATTGAAGATCGTAAGATGTTCGCTGAACGTGCTTTCGGCATTACCAGTCATTACGATACAGCTATTCATCGTTGGTTTGCAACAGAATAAGTACACATTAGATAGGAATATACATTTATAAAAAAGACATATATTAATGGGATTATTTTCATTTATCCAGGAAATTGCTATGGACCTGGGAACGGCAAACACAATTATTATCAGTGATGATAAGATTGTTGTTGATGAGCCGTCAGTAGTAGCACTGGACCGTCGCACAGATAAGATGATTGCTGTGGGTGGTGATGCAAAGATGATGTACGAGAAGGAACATCCCAATATTCGTACAATCCGCCCTTTGCGCGACGGAGTTATCGCTGACTTTACAGCTTGTGAGCAGATGATGCGTGGACTTATTAAGATGGTTCACAGTGGCAATCGTTTCTTCTCACCTTCATTGCGTATGGTAATCGGTGTTCCATCAGGTTCTACTGAGGTTGAACTTCGTGCCGTTCGTGATTCAGCAGAACACGCTGATGGTCGTGATGTCTACCTTATCTTTGAGCCAATGGCAGCTGCCCTCGGTATGGGTCTTGATGTAGAAGCTCCAGAGGGTAACATGATTGTTGATATCGGTGGTGGTAGCACTGAGATTGCAGTCATTTCTTTGGGTGGTATCGTATGTAATAACTCTATCCGTGTAGCAGGTGATGACCTCACTGCGGATATTCAGGAATATATGAGCCGTCAGCATAATGTGAAAGTCAGTGAGCGTATGGCAGAGCGTATTAAGCTCCATGTCGGTTCGGCACTGACAGACCTTGGCGAAGAAGCACCAGAGGATTACATTGTACATGGCCCTAACCGTATCACAGCACTTCCTATGGAGGTGCCTGTATGCTATCAAGAGATTGCTCATTGTCTTGATAAGACCGTTGCAAAGATTGAAAATGCCGTTCTTTCAGCATTGGAGAATACACCGCCTGAGCTTTATGCTGATATCGTAAAGAATGGTATTTACCTCAGTGGTGGTGGTGCATTGCTTCGTGGTATCGACAAGCGACTGACTGATAAGATTAACATTCCATTCCATATTGCTGAAGACCCATTGCACAGTGTGGCTAAGGGTGCAGGCATAGCATTGAAGAACGTAGACCGTTTCTCGTTCTTGATGAGATAACAACTAACGTTCATGCACAATCTGACAGAGTTCCTTGCTAAGTACAAGCATTGGTTCTTGTTCGTTGCCCTGGAAGTCTTGAGTATGGTTCTTCTGTTCCGATTCAACGACTATCAGGGCAGTGTGTGGTTCACGTCAGCGAACTACGTAGCAGGTTTGGCTTATGAGGAAAGTTCAAAGATCACATCTTACTTGACGATGGGTGAGGTGAATGAGGCTTTGACCAAGCGTAATCTTGAACTGGAACGTCAGGTGAGAGAGTTGTCAGAACAGCTATATGACAAGACGAAGGACTCTACTTTCCTTCATAAGGGGCAATATCGTTTCCTTTCAAAGTTCCGATTGGTACAAGCAAAGGTTGTAGCCAATTCGTTGGATAAACCTAATAACTTTATCACTATCAACAAGGGAACATGGGATGGAGTACATAAGGATATGGGTGTAGCCTGTGGAAATGGTGTTGTGGGTATTGTCTATATGGCAGGTATTCATTATGCTGTTGTAATTCCTGTGCTGAACTCAAAGTCAAACATCAGCTGTTCTATTCAGGGACGTGACTATTTTGGTTATCTCCATTGGAATGGAGGCGCATCTGATGTTGCTTATCTGGATGATGTCCCTCGTCATGCAAAGTTTAAGTTGGGCGACCGTGTTGTAACGAGTGGATATTCTTCTGTATTCCCAGCTGGTGTATTGGTAGGTAAAATAAAGCATGTCTACAATTCGGAAGATGGACTCTCTTATCGCTTACAGATTCAGCTCTCAACAGACTTTGGTAATCTACGTGATGTCTGTGTGATAGATGATGCTTCTATTAGAGACCAACGCCAGATTATTAAGGCGGCACAAGATTCTATCAAACCGCTTGAGGACCAGATAGGAAATGGGGCACAGTAATAATTGATGACCAATATAACTTGGCTTTATAGGAGGTTGGATAATTGCACCTTGTAGACTATTTTTTACTTGGGTGTGAGCCATTTCCCTCCATTGATTTACGAAAGAAAGAATGAATATAGATTTCCTAAAACGTTTGCTTTGGTTTGCTGTATTGACAGTAGCACAGGTGTTTGTCCTTAATCACATCCATCTGTTTGCTGTTGCCACGCCATTGCTTTATATCTATTTCATCCTTCTTTTCCCTCGTAATTATCCTCAGTGGGCTATGCTGTTATGGGCGTTTTTAATGGGTCTTACGATTGATACCTTTTCAAATACACCCGGTGTCGCAGCAGGGTCACTGACATTAATAGCTGCCTTACAACCTTATGTATTGCAACTATTTATCCCTCGTGATAGTAGTGAAAACTTCCAGGCAGGTATGGATACGCTTAGCATGCCGCAGTACACGTGGTATGTGTCAATTTTTACCTTAATATATAGCGTCGTTTTCTTCACTTTAGAGATGTTTAGTTTTTTTAATGTGATTGAATGGCTATTGTGTATTGGTGGTAGTTCATTACTCACGCTTATTCTTATTCTTGTTGTTGAGAACGTAAGGAGGCGATAAGAAATGAAGAATTATGATTTAGAGAAACGTCGCCTCGTGCTTAGTGCGGTTGCAATAGGTATTGTGGTGATATATACTATACGTCTTTTTGCTCTTCAGATTGCCAGTGACGACTATCGGAAGAGCGCTGACTCTAATGCTTTTTTAAAGAAGATAGAGTTCCCATCACGTGGTTCAATCACTGATAGGAATGGTAAGCTGTTGGTCTTTAATCAGCCAGCTTATGACATTATGGTCGTTACCAACGAGATGAAAGGGCATCTTGATACGCTTGAGTTCTGCAAGGCATTGAACATAACTAAGGCTGATTTCATTAATAGAATGATTAATCTCAAGGATAGAAATAAGAATCCAGGTTATTCTCGATTCACACAACAACTATTCTTGAGTCAGTTGAGCGATAAAGAGTTTAGTGCTTTTCAGGAGAAGCTCTATCGTTTCCCAGGCTTTTATGTACAGAAACGTAGTGTTCGTCAGTATCAACGAGCTATCGCTGCACATATTCTTGGTGATGTAGCCGAAGTAAGTCAGGGCGATATTGAGGATGATGAGTACTATCAACCAGGAGATTATATTGGTAAGATGGGTGTTGAACGTGAGTATGAGAAAGACTTGCGTGGAGTTAAAGGCGTACAAATACTTTTGCGCGATGCGCACGGACAGATACAAGGACGTTATCAGAATGGAAAGTACGACCAGCGCCCACACCCTGGACGGGACATACAACTTGGTCTTGATGCTGAACTACAAGCACTTGGTGAGCGATTGATGGAAGGAAAGTTAGGGGCTATTGTGGCTATTGAACCTAAGACAGGACAAATTTTGGCAATGGTTTCTGCACCGACTTTTGACCCTCGTATGATGATTGGTAAGCTACGAGGAAAGTACCAACGTGAGATGACGCTTGACCCAGCAAAGCCCTTGCTCAATCGTGCTATAATGGGACAATATCCTCCTGGTTCAACTTTTAAGACGGGACAGGCTGTTACCTATTATACAGAAGGTGTTGTATCGGATTCAACACGTTACCCATGTCATCGTGGATTCTATTTTAAGGGACTTCATGTAGGTTGTCACCCACATGCTGCTCCCATCTCATTGGTGCCAGCTATAAGTACCTCTTGTAATAGTTATTTCTGTTGGGGACTATATCACATGCTTTCCAATCGTAGGAAATATAAAACCTTGGAGGATGCGATGAACGTATGGCGCGACTATATGGTATCCATGGGCTTCGGTTATAAGTTGGGTATTGACCTCCCCGGTGAGAAGCGAGGTATGATTCC from Prevotella melaninogenica includes the following:
- a CDS encoding rod shape-determining protein, producing MGLFSFIQEIAMDLGTANTIIISDDKIVVDEPSVVALDRRTDKMIAVGGDAKMMYEKEHPNIRTIRPLRDGVIADFTACEQMMRGLIKMVHSGNRFFSPSLRMVIGVPSGSTEVELRAVRDSAEHADGRDVYLIFEPMAAALGMGLDVEAPEGNMIVDIGGGSTEIAVISLGGIVCNNSIRVAGDDLTADIQEYMSRQHNVKVSERMAERIKLHVGSALTDLGEEAPEDYIVHGPNRITALPMEVPVCYQEIAHCLDKTVAKIENAVLSALENTPPELYADIVKNGIYLSGGGALLRGIDKRLTDKINIPFHIAEDPLHSVAKGAGIALKNVDRFSFLMR
- the mutY gene encoding A/G-specific adenine glycosylase, which codes for MNFAATLLQWFKNNGRSLPWRETNDPYAIWLSEVILQQTRIAQGMSYWERFIAQWPTVNNLAAATEDEVLKAWQGLGYYSRARNLHKAAQQVVELGGFPQTFKELKTLKGVGDYTAAAIASIAFGQPVAVVDGNVYRVLSRYYGITTAIDSTEGKKEFQTLAQSLLPTSEPADYNEAIMDFGAIQCTPSSPSCTTCPLCETCIAFREQRMNELPVKSKKVKQRERHFTYLYIEYEGELAIHQRGAGDIWQGLWELPQAEQLTSATNNVWETEAQLLQKGIKHILTHQILLADIYLWQPKSRPQLPSDFIWIKRQSLDNYALPRLIEILLKEIPT
- a CDS encoding penicillin-binding transpeptidase domain-containing protein, yielding MKNYDLEKRRLVLSAVAIGIVVIYTIRLFALQIASDDYRKSADSNAFLKKIEFPSRGSITDRNGKLLVFNQPAYDIMVVTNEMKGHLDTLEFCKALNITKADFINRMINLKDRNKNPGYSRFTQQLFLSQLSDKEFSAFQEKLYRFPGFYVQKRSVRQYQRAIAAHILGDVAEVSQGDIEDDEYYQPGDYIGKMGVEREYEKDLRGVKGVQILLRDAHGQIQGRYQNGKYDQRPHPGRDIQLGLDAELQALGERLMEGKLGAIVAIEPKTGQILAMVSAPTFDPRMMIGKLRGKYQREMTLDPAKPLLNRAIMGQYPPGSTFKTGQAVTYYTEGVVSDSTRYPCHRGFYFKGLHVGCHPHAAPISLVPAISTSCNSYFCWGLYHMLSNRRKYKTLEDAMNVWRDYMVSMGFGYKLGIDLPGEKRGMIPNAKFYDNAFKRWNPLSVISISIGQGEVNLTPLQIANLGATIANRGYYLTPHVVRSIQGKKLDKKYVEKHRTKGSLRAYQEVIAGMISSVRGGTCAHAVHPGYSLAGKTGTAQNRGKDHSVFMGFAPVDTPKIAIAVYVENGGFGADFGVPIGSLMIEQYINGKLTPGDEARATALQNRHISYSFKRPLSHADSIRLDSIKRVNIIRDSLKKVKEKQDLADAERLKEAKAKKDAEDKDKKKQPQNEPAIRVETETKVKTEKKDKDKEGDKKGKDKEKNKESHKENKDKPKVKEKPKEPHKDKPKEQPKAKPKEQVKEKNKEQPKVKPKAQVKDKPKEQPKEKSKVQSKDKQKSKENVKRAK
- a CDS encoding MGS-like domain protein, translated to MAGKKQIKTALISVFHKDGLEDLLKKLDEEGVKFLSTGGTQEFIVSLGYECQKVEDVTSYPSILGGRVKTLHPKIFGGILSRRDNESDQAQMQEYDIPYIDLVIVDLYPFEQTVASGASAEEIIEKIDIGGISLIRAGAKNFKDVVIVPSKAEYPVLLQILNTNGARTDIEDRKMFAERAFGITSHYDTAIHRWFATE
- the mreC gene encoding rod shape-determining protein MreC, with the translated sequence MHNLTEFLAKYKHWFLFVALEVLSMVLLFRFNDYQGSVWFTSANYVAGLAYEESSKITSYLTMGEVNEALTKRNLELERQVRELSEQLYDKTKDSTFLHKGQYRFLSKFRLVQAKVVANSLDKPNNFITINKGTWDGVHKDMGVACGNGVVGIVYMAGIHYAVVIPVLNSKSNISCSIQGRDYFGYLHWNGGASDVAYLDDVPRHAKFKLGDRVVTSGYSSVFPAGVLVGKIKHVYNSEDGLSYRLQIQLSTDFGNLRDVCVIDDASIRDQRQIIKAAQDSIKPLEDQIGNGAQ
- the mreD gene encoding rod shape-determining protein MreD; translated protein: MNIDFLKRLLWFAVLTVAQVFVLNHIHLFAVATPLLYIYFILLFPRNYPQWAMLLWAFLMGLTIDTFSNTPGVAAGSLTLIAALQPYVLQLFIPRDSSENFQAGMDTLSMPQYTWYVSIFTLIYSVVFFTLEMFSFFNVIEWLLCIGGSSLLTLILILVVENVRRR